The Zygotorulaspora mrakii chromosome 3, complete sequence genome includes a region encoding these proteins:
- the PSD2 gene encoding phosphatidylserine decarboxylase 2 (similar to Saccharomyces cerevisiae PSD2 (YGR170W); ancestral locus Anc_5.174) — MKLIKKGRRRNNRKPRLLLKVHVVQVRNIRLFKDFKCNPVCLVVTNAVYGDKTSTLRNGRLKWDERVKLKLPLHPRSEWLRFIVYDSLSQAPTVTQSDYDSGSSSAVANADRSSISLSSSFASNGAKRAEGSAVSSYSNTRSASSIPSSSARNKISQTTGRYLYVGEAKISLLELFKRNDTATSYKFLVEPKWYKLYDKRLQRFYKDKTESTYAIGQIQLGFVLTSSSRKVSTIHAYNNWKNSLTAVLEYKRNMKKSKTPPKLVLKSQFSSDSQESLFRKASNAGDSSDYDTADYKESFMCSSENEVSENDEVEDMDTEYELFAEVGSLDSEIVDVDDIDFDDADAIKDYEQGVDTSSTLPIFSGYYDDDDGDDDGENENIGEIDDVDDDNDNDDDDDDDNNDNEDDEDDEDDEDDEDFDSEYDDIDPEVVGTLSQVSLVDNDYEGESDSDPADILEEEVLYDSEDDEDEAESYYDEGTDNVRMKNVGGRLRRLRRKKREKHLPLNYARHMPNFKLSKKSHAAGVVFVEFKEIKHLPSLRNRVSRKSYDMDPFVVATFGRRVFKTSWRKHSLNPVFNECAAFEVFPEEYHFTFHFNVMDKDSFSYNDKVAHCELAWSEIITRQNDSQDWCVYELPLKLAINTRKIENPILSLRIRYARYSMLKSFFWQKAVSLTTNRDSFNIVDLTLYLDKLGSFPVDEICEIFRYFYRQPWAGKTINKEELIKYLQILKISAGFWNVWRCPKCFRSCKPTRNAMNSKLVLENDLITHFAICSYRGKCKLLKPSYVSSDFASKRWFTKVLIKLTYGKYAVGSNNANILVQDRETGIIIEEKISAHVKLGMRIIYNGKGIESKKFRSLLKSLSIRQGKKFDDALSIKQIDPFIKFHSLNMSQCEETTYKTFNEFFFRKLKKGSRVPEGDHNIFLSPADSRCTLYSSIHQSKEIWIKGSQFTLARLTKGYKPEMFNDRSCSIGIFRLAPQDYHRFHSPCNAVVGKPIYINGEYYTVNPMAIRSSLDVFGENIRVIIPLESPEFGSILCIAIGAMMVGSILLTCREGGFVKRGEEIGYFKFGGSTIVIVVLSRNITFDADLLKNSVDGIETLVKVGMSVGHSPKVAEHVRERKKITNPEHIERIKRAISVNDEHVEMLGSANWEYHTLKRLLTSEYSEPTSSVGHLSNHNASKSSSPHATSLSSNGRDHPN, encoded by the coding sequence ATGAAACTAATCAAAAAGGGCAGAAGACGCAATAATAGGAAACCAAGATTATTATTGAAAGTTCATGTGGTACAAGTTCGTAATATTAGATTATTCAAGGACTTCAAGTGCAATCCTGTTTGTTTGGTTGTCACGAACGCTGTATATGGGGATAAGACTAGTACGCTGCGAAATGGAAGGTTAAAATGGGACGAAAGAGTGAAATTGAAGCTGCCCTTACATCCTAGAAGCGAGTGGTTAAGATTTATTGTATACGATTCACTGTCACAAGCTCCAACCGTAACACAATCAGACTACGATTCGGGAAGCTCTTCTGCTGTTGCTAATGCCGATCGATCCAGTATATCATTGTCATCATCTTTTGCGAGCAATGGTGCTAAAAGAGCAGAAGGCTCGGCAGTCAGCAGTTACTCCAATACTAGATCTGCTTCCTCAATACCGTCCTCATCAGCAAGGAACAAAATATCGCAAACCACTGGCAGGTACTTATATGTTGGTGAGGCAAAAATTTCGCTATTAGAATTATTCAAACGAAATGATACGGCCACGAGTTATAAGTTTCTGGTAGAACCGAAATGGTATAAATTGTACGACAAAAGACTCCAGAGATTTTATAAGGATAAAACTGAATCCACTTATGCTATTGGACAAATTCAATTAGGGTTCGTTCTAACATCAAGTTCAAGAAAGGTAAGCACAATTCACGCCTACAATAATTGGAAAAATAGTTTAACTGCTGTATTGGAatacaaaagaaatatgaaaaagagCAAAACTCCTCCAAAACTAGTACTGAAATCTCAATTCTCTTCCGATTCTCAAGAATCTCTCTTCAGAAAGGCAAGCAATGCTGGAGATTCAAGTGATTATGATACAGCTGACTATAAGGAATCTTTCATGTGCTCTAGTGAAAATGAAGTATCAGAGAATGAcgaagttgaagatatgGATACCGAATATGAGCTTTTTGCAGAAGTTGGATCTCTTGACAGTGAAATTGTAGAcgttgatgatattgactTTGATGATGCTGATGCAATAAAAGATTATGAACAAGGCGTAGACACTTCTTCTACATTGCCAATATTTTCTGGATATTatgacgacgacgacgGTGATGACGACggtgaaaatgaaaacatcggtgaaattgatgatgttgatgatgataatgataatgatgatgatgacgatgatgataataatgataacgaagatgacgaggatgacgaagatgacgaagatgacgaagatTTCGATTCTGAATACGATGATATAGATCCAGAGGTTGTTGGTACTCTCTCACAAGTGTCTTTGGTAGATAATGATTACGAAGGTGAGTCTGATTCAGATCCTGCGGACATTCTAGAGGAGGAAGTATTATATGActcagaagatgatgaagatgaggcAGAAAGTTATTATGATGAAGGAACTGACAATGTAAGGATGAAAAATGTCGGCGGTAGATTAAGACGTCTacgaagaaaaaaaagggaaaaacACCTGCCGTTGAACTATGCTAGGCACATGCCGAACTTTAAACTTTCTAAAAAATCTCACGCAGCGGGGGTTGTTTTTGTggaattcaaagaaatcaaacaTTTGCCATCATTAAGAAATAGAGTCTCACGAAAAAGTTATGACATGGACCCTTTCGTTGTTGCTACGTTTGGAAGAAgagttttcaaaacttcttGGAGAAAGCACTCGCTTAATCcagttttcaatgaatgCGCAGCTTTTGAAGTGTTTCCCGAAGAATATCATTTCACTTTCCATTTTAATGTTATGGACAAGGATTCATTTTCTTACAACGACAAAGTTGCTCATTGCGAATTAGCATGGTCAGAAATAATAACGAGACAAAATGACAGTCAAGACTGGTGTGTGTATGAACTACCACTGAAATTGGCGATTAATActagaaaaattgagaatcCCATCCTATCTTTGAGAATCAGATATGCGCGTTACTCCATGCtaaaaagttttttctgGCAAAAAGCTGTATCTTTGACTACCAATCGTGATTCATTCAACATTGTTGATCTCACATTATATTTGGATAAATTAGGATCCTTTCCGgttgatgaaatttgtgaaattttcagatatttttaTAGACAGCCGTGGGCCGGAAAAACAATTAATAAAGAAGAACTGATAAAATATCtgcaaatattgaaaatatcagcAGGCTTCTGGAACGTATGGAGATGCCCCAAATGCTTTAGGTCATGCAAACCAACTCGTAATGCCATGAATTCTAAGTTGGTGCTCGAAAATGACCTTATCACTCATTTCGCAATTTGTTCGTACCGCGGCAAATGTAAATTACTGAAACCATCGTATGTTTCTTCAGATTTTGCTTCCAAAAGATGGTTCACCAAGGTATTGATCAAACTTACTTATGGGAAGTATGCAGTAGGTTCTAATAATGCAAATATCCTTGTTCAAGATAGAGAAACTGGAATAATtattgaggaaaaaattagtGCACATGTTAAATTGGGTATGAGGATCATTTACAATGGAAAAGGTATAGAGTCGAAAAAATTCAGATCTTTGTTGAAGTCCCTATCTATAAGGCAAGGTAAAAAGTTTGACGATGCATTATCGATCAAACAAATTGATCCATTCATCAAGTTTCACTCTTTGAATATGAGCCAATGTGAAGAAACTACCTATAAAACCTTTAAcgagttttttttcagaaagttgaagaaagGATCTCGAGTTCCAGAAGGTGATCATaatatatttctttcaccaGCAGACTCAAGGTGTACTTTATATTCAAGTATCCACcaatcaaaagaaatttggaTTAAGGGCAGTCAGTTCACATTGGCTAGACTAACAAAAGGCTACAAGCCGGAGATGTTCAATGATCGTTCTTGTAGCATTGGTATATTTAGGTTGGCTCCACAAGATTATCACAGGTTTCATTCTCCTTGCAATGCTGTTGTAGGTAAACCAATTTATATCAATGGAGAGTATTATACAGTGAATCCAATGGCTATTCGCAGCTCTTTAGATgtttttggagaaaataTTAGGGTAATAATACCCCTCGAATCACCTGAATTTGGTAGTATCCTATGCATTGCAATTGGAGCAATGATGGTGGGTTCCATCTTACTTACATGTAGAGAAGGTGGCTTCGTAAAGCGTGGTGAAGAGATTGGGTACTTCAAATTTGGAGGTTCGACTATTGTGATTGTGGTATTATCTAGAAACATTACTTTTGACGCGGATTTACTCAAGAATTCTGTTGATGGAATTGAAACCTTGGTCAAAGTTGGTATGAGTGTTGGACACTCTCCTAAGGTCGCTGAACATGtgagagaaagaaaaaagatcacCAATCCGGAACATATCGAAAGAATTAAAAGAGCTATAAGCGTCAATGACGAACACGTCGAGATGTTGGGAAGTGCCAATTGGGAATATCACACTTTGAAAAGGCTTCTTACATCGGAGTATTCAGAACCAACCTCCTCCGTTGGTCACTTATCGAATCATAATGCCAGTAAATCCTCCTCACCACATGCAACAAGCTTATCCTCCAACGGAAGGGATCATCCTAACTGA
- the PET130 gene encoding Pet130p (similar to Saccharomyces cerevisiae PET130 (YJL023C); ancestral locus Anc_5.172), which yields MRNYLPSIKKVSDLRPSQLVLSKLKGHTAYDDTRKPVTAETKAISIDSTEYQKDSNKKLNLLRSCHNTFISNFSVKRGIMSKDTKSLESKTAARVKGISSAVQRYQSAYRIYSKESHVYQCDFFKLMYYPPEHFLAMFRKSKPAINIRTVGQIFLNGNISKNSIKNVQSSFKDKQYGFPKTLNSLFQNNPCNTPSNYAFLRRQLKIKLKNCFFSEWCRKNGTKGVDETILSQKLNSCDKSTWKYLDTQNRTLPGVAKDGYYSYQVFIFPDKHTIREFEANVIESVAAVANLEWDKFLKPHKCIKGNYNKTWVQIANDRIKTDTLNKFLKSSEIPYLLN from the coding sequence ATGAGAAATTATTTGCCgtcaatcaaaaaagtttcAGATCTCAGGCCTTCGCAATTAGTTTTGTCAAAGCTAAAAGGACATACAGCTTATGATGATACCAGAAAACCTGTGACGGCTGAAACCAAAGCTATTTCCATAGACTCTACTGAATATCAGAAAGACtctaataaaaaattgaatttattgcGGTCTTGTCACAATACTTTtatctcaaatttttcgGTAAAGAGAGGCATAATGTCAAAAGACACAAAATCTTTGGAAAGTAAAACAGCAGCAAGAGTAAAGGGAATCAGCAGCGCAGTACAGCGATATCAAAGCGCATACCGTATTTACTCAAAAGAATCTCATGTATATCAAtgtgattttttcaaactgaTGTATTATCCACCAGAACATTTTCTAGCGATGTTTAGAAAGAGCAAACCAGCTATTAATATAAGGACCGTTGGacagatatttttgaatggtAATATCAGCAAAAACAGCATTAAAAATGTTCAATCATCATTTAAAGATAAACAATATGGTTTTCCAAAGACGTTGAATAgtttatttcaaaataacCCGTGCAATACACCAAGTAATTACGCATTTCTAAGAAGACAGCTTAAAATAAAGctaaaaaattgttttttcagTGAGTGGTGCAGGAAAAATGGTACAAAAGGCGTTGATGAAACTATTTTATCTCAAAAACTAAATTCTTGCGACAAAAGCACTtggaaatatttggataCACAAAATCGCACCCTGCCAGGAGTAGCAAAAGACGGGTATTATTCATATCAGGTATTTATATTTCCAGACAAACATACGATACGTGAATTTGAAGCTAACGTCATTGAAAGTGTTGCCGCAGTAGCAAACCTAGAATGGgataaatttttaaaaCCTCATAAATGCATCAAGGGTAATTATAATAAAACCTGGGTCCAAATTGCTAACGATCGAATTAAAACTGATACGCTAAACAAGTTTCTGAAAAGTTCGGAAATACCttatttattgaattga
- the YIP1 gene encoding transporter YIP1 (similar to Saccharomyces cerevisiae YIP1 (YGR172C); ancestral locus Anc_5.177) has translation MSFYNNSANTQGGHSGFFQPSGQFAFPQGSMSFQNNAPPNNNGQNGLGVSPDPLPTGVLNALSTKGYPHEPPLLEEIGINFDHIITKTRIVFNPAIFKKVLSDEILNDADLAGPLIFFLLFGLFLLLAGKVHFGYIYGVALFGTVSLHNLSKLMGNNESSSPVKLQFFNTASVLGYCFLPLCFLSLIGVFQSLNNKMGYCLGTFFVFWSTWSSSAFLNSLLQLHGARALIAYPLMIYYSVFALMVIFV, from the coding sequence ATGTCGTTTTATAATAACTCTGCCAACACGCAAGGTGGACACTCAGGGTTCTTTCAACCATCGGGCCAGTTCGCTTTCCCACAGGGCTCGATGTCGTTCCAGAACAATGCTCCTCCAAATAATAATGGCCAGAATGGATTGGGCGTATCACCAGATCCTTTACCAACTGGCGTACTGAATGCACTTTCTACCAAGGGATACCCCCACGAGCCCCCATTACTGGAAGAGATTGGGATAAATTTTGATCATATAATAACTAAGACAAGGATTGTGTTCAATCCAGCAATCTTTAAGAAAGTACTATCGGATGAGATATTGAATGACGCTGATTTAGCAGGacctttgatttttttcttgttatTTGGCCTATTTTTACTATTAGCTGGAAAAGTCCATTTTGGATACATATATGGTGTTGCACTTTTTGGAACAGTTTCTCTTCACAACCTCTCAAAGCTTATGGGTAACAATGAGAGCTCAAGTCCTGTCAAATTGCAGTTCTTCAATACAGCTTCTGTTCTAGGTTACTGCTTTTTACCATTGTGCTTTTTATCATTAATTGGTGTCTTCCAATCTTTAAACAACAAGATGGGTTATTGTTTAGGGACCTTTTTCGTCTTCTGGAGCACTTGGTCATCATCTGCATTTTTAAACTCCTTACTCCAATTACATGGTGCAAGAGCATTGATTGCCTACCCTTTGATGATCTATTATAGCGTTTTTGCTCTCATGGTCATCTTTGTATAG
- the POL31 gene encoding DNA-directed DNA polymerase delta subunit POL31 (similar to Saccharomyces cerevisiae POL31 (YJR006W); ancestral locus Anc_5.175) — translation MDTLLKKFNDSRKNDSDIEERILLKERASEPNAFSLDSSKRNYDKQFFPMYQHRLTTLKKRTRKECERKWDDDFRLNGKPVVMKSKVLDIKGNQPCWVIGSIYCEMKYKPNILEEVINDVYGAPDLTKSYTDPEGSDEIMLEDESGRVLLVGEFIRSTPFVTGTVIGLLGMEADAGTFQVLDICYPGPLPQKPLTFETSTGSEFSGSPKKIALVSGLNIDTTSPNRLLKLQLLQEFLMGRVSSKERILNIGKVIICGNSVSFESKDRSCGEMINCLEEFGKFLGNILQTIPVALMPGENDPSDKTLPQQPLHKALLQSLESYLTEENQDIFDLITNPYKFEVEGVSILAISGQNINDICKYIMPYQRDGNNSVQHDTTEHRMDLMECTMRWQNIAPTAPDTLWTYPYQEKDPFLLDELPHVYIVGNQPTFGYRDLSIGGAKVKIISLPQFSSSGEVVLLDLATLKSEVVKFEI, via the exons ATGGatactcttttgaaaaaattcaa CGATTCTCGCAAAAATGATtcagatattgaagagaGAATACTCCTCAAGGAAAGAGCTAGTGAACCCAATGCCTTCAGTTTAGATTCAAGTAAAAGAAACTATGACAAACAATTCTTTCCAATGTATCAACATCGATTGACTACTTTAAAGAAGCGTACAAGGAAAGAATGCGAAAGGAAATGGGATGACGACTTCAGATTGAATGGCAAGCCTGTAGTAATGAAGTCAAAGGTGCTTGATATTAAAGGAAATCAGCCTTGTTGGGTTATTGGAAGTATATATtgtgaaatgaaatataaacCGAACATTTTGGAGGAAGTAATCAATGATGTTTATGGTGCTCCTGATCTCACAAAAAGTTACACCGATCCTGAAGGCAGTGATGAAATTATGCTTGAGGATGAGAGCGGACGTGTTCTGCTCGTTGGTGAGTTCATCCGATCAACTCCCTTTGTTACAGGTACTGTGATAGGTTTATTAGGTATGGAAGCTGATGCGGGAACATTTCAGGTTTTGGATATATGCTACCCAGGACCACTTCCGCAAAAGCCATTAACTTTCGAAACAAGTACTGGATCAGAGTTTTCAGGAtcaccaaaaaaaattgcattGGTTTCCGGTCTGAATATTGATACAACTTCACCTAATCGCTTATTGAAGCTGCAACTTTTGCAAGAGTTTTTAATGGGTAGAGTGTCAAGTAAAGAGAGAATATTGAACATAGGTAAGGTGATAATATGCGGAAATTCCGTGTCATTTGAATCGAAAGATCGGAGCTGCGGGGAGATGATTAATTGCCTGGAAGAATTTGGGAAGTTTCTTGGGAATATACTGCAAACCATTCCTGTTGCGTTGATGCCTGGTGAAAATGATCCTAGTGATAAGACTTTACCACAACAACCCTTGCATAAGGCCCTTTTACAGTCGTTAGAAAGTTATTTAACTGAGGAAAATCAGGATATTTTTGATCTAATCACAAATCCCTACAAATTTGAGGTTGAAGGAGTCAGCATACTAGCAATTTCTGGCCAGAATATCAATGATATATGCAAATATATTATGCCCTACCAACGTGATGGTAATAATTCAGTACAGCATGATACAACCGAGCATCGAATGGATTTGATGGAATGTACGATGAGGTGGCAGAATATTGCTCCTACTGCGCCTGACACTTTATGGACCTATCCTTATCAAGAGAAAgatccttttcttcttgatgAGTTACCTCATGTATATATAGTTGGAAATCAACCAACTTTTGGATACCGGGATTTGAGCATTGGTGGAGCAAAAGTGAAAATCATTTCCCTGCCGCAATTTAGTTCAAGTGGTGAAGTTGTACTCTTGGACCTTGCTACCCTGAAGTCAGAAGTAGTTAAATTTGAGATTTAA
- the LSO2 gene encoding Lso2p (similar to Saccharomyces cerevisiae YGR169C-A and YJR005C-A; ancestral locus Anc_5.173), with translation MGKRFSESAAKKAEGLARKKQQANAKQRAEQERLEAEEASKWETGSRQPNQKKILEEQKKQEKLKAKKERDALLADEHEIIASERKCKRR, from the coding sequence ATGGGTAAAAGATTTTCGGAATCGGCAGCTAAAAAGGCAGAAGGGCTAGCAAGGAAAAAACAACAGGCGAACGCAAAACAAAGAGCGGAACAGGAAAGACTAGAAGCTGAAGAAGCATCAAAATGGGAGACGGGTTCTCGTCAACCTAAccagaaaaagattttagAGGAGCAAaagaagcaagaaaagCTAAAAGCCAAGAAGGAGCGTGATGCTCTCCTGGCAGACGAACATGAAATTATTGCCAGTGAACGCAAATGTAAAAGAAGGTAG
- the MSM1 gene encoding methionine--tRNA ligase MSM1 (similar to Saccharomyces cerevisiae MSM1 (YGR171C); ancestral locus Anc_5.176), with product MTRRLLNCRLYSHAFHVTTPIFYPNAKPHLGHLYSSLLCDVFHRWQLFKGNGSLFTTGTDEHGLKIQLASMNMHYANPKEFVDELYKDFVRLDENANIKYTRFIRTTDPDHVINVKKLWNLCLKNGYIYKGQHSGWYSISDETFYPESRVIPDPKDSRKYINTESNNDVVYHSETNYFFKLSAFKDRLVSHISNNPSFISPEVKRQQILKELTGEGALQDLSVSRPSCRLKWGIDVPQDPSQKIYVWFDALCNYISSIGGIDAISRNNLVPTNAICHNMEGNPYQNSKLHPQLWWKNTTHLIGKDIIKFHTIYWPSFLMAASLPLPKRIVVHSHWLCDGFKMSKSLGNVVDPIEMIEYYGEDPLRWFLLENSQLEEDGDFQESKLFKVKEMMAMKWGNLINRCCGNKFNLQRAVSTFSNGETQESVQNVFESESMIKKKIEQIFLNLSELSLLLDHCINSFQLRAALRTVWSLIDEANTLIQLSEPWSRNSKEQDAIIYTCMETSRIISILCQPIIPKLSCELLDRIDVSAAKRTLKYAEAHTDNSYGSNANSKGRGAPIKRINKRAH from the coding sequence atgacaagGAGGCTTTTAAATTGCCGATTATATTCACACGCCTTTCATGTTACTACTCCGATATTCTACCCAAATGCAAAGCCCCATTTAGGTCATCTATACTCAAGTCTTCTTTGTGATGTGTTCCATAGGTGGCAATTGTTCAAAGGTAACGGATCTTTATTTACCACAGGCACTGATGAGCATGGTCTCAAGATTCAATTAGCAAGCATGAATATGCACTATGCGAATCCAAAAGAGTTCGTCGATGAACTCTACAAAGATTTTGTACGTTTAGATGAAAATGCCAATATTAAGTACACAAGGTTCATAAGAACTACGGATCCAGATCATGTCATCAATGTTAAAAAATTATGGAATTTATGCCTTAAAAATGGCTACATCTACAAGGGGCAACATAGTGGTTGGTACTCAATATCTGACGAAACCTTCTATCCCGAATCTAGAGTGATTCCAGATCCAAAAGACTCACGCAAGTACATCAATACAGAATCCAATAACGATGTTGTCTATCATTCTGAGACAAactattttttcaaactatCAGCTTTCAAGGATAGGCTTGTGTCTCATATCTCAAATAATCCTAGCTTCATAAGTCCGGAAGTGAAACGCCAGCAGATCCTAAAAGAATTGACTGGTGAAGGAGCTTTACAAGACCTTTCTGTATCTAGACCATCCTGCCGTTTGAAATGGGGCATTGATGTGCCCCAAGATCCTtctcaaaagatttatGTGTGGTTTGATGCTCTTTGTAATtatatttcatcaattggCGGAATTGATGCGATATCAAGGAATAACTTAGTACCGACTAACGCGATTTGCCATAATATGGAAGGAAATCCTTATCAAAACTCCAAATTGCATCCCCAGTTATGGTGGAAAAATACTACTCATTTGATAGGCAAAGACATAATAAAATTTCATACGATATATTGGCCTAGTTTTTTGATGGCGGCGAGCCTACCATTACCTAAAAGAATTGTGGTTCACAGTCACTGGCTCTGTGACGGATTTAAGATGTCAAAAAGCTTGGGAAATGTGGTCGACCCCATAGAAATGATTGAATACTACGGCGAAGATCCTTTGAGATGGTTTTTGCTTGAAAACTCCCAGCTGGAGGAAGATGgagattttcaagaaagtAAACTGTTTAAGgtaaaagaaatgatgGCTATGAAGTGGGGAAATTTGATCAACAGATGCTGCGGTAATAAATTCAATCTTCAAAGGGCAGTTTCTACGTTCTCAAACGGAGAGACTCAGGAATCGGTGCAGAACGTTTTTGAAAGTGAGtcaatgataaagaaaaagattgaacAGATTTTTCTTAATCTTTCGGAGCTTTCGTTGTTGTTGGATCATTGTATAAACAGTTTTCAATTGAGAGCTGCATTAAGGACCGTCTGGTCACTCATTGACGAAGCTAACACTTTAATTCAGCTATCTGAGCCGTGGTCTAGAAACTCGAAGGAACAGGATGCGATCATATATACGTGTATGGAAACATCTCGAATTATTTCTATTTTATGTCAGCCGATTATACCAAAGCTCTCATGTGAACTGTTAGATCGAATTGATGTCTCTGCAGCAAAGAGAACACTGAAATATGCAGAGGCCCACACAGACAACTCTTACGGGTCGAATGCTAATTCGAAGGGTCGAGGAGCGCCTATAAAGAGAATAAATAAAAGAGCTCATTAA
- the RBG2 gene encoding Rbg2p (similar to Saccharomyces cerevisiae RBG2 (YGR173W); ancestral locus Anc_5.178) — MGVVEKIKAIEEEMARTQKNKATEHHLGLLKGKLARYRQQLLADEAGSSGGGGTGFEVAKSGDARAVLIGYPSVGKSSLLGKITTTKAEIAHYAFTTLTSVPGVLKYEGAEIQIVDLPGIIYGASEGKGRGRQVISTARTADLIIMILDATKSEYQRVSLERELEAVGIRLNKEKPNIYFKKKETGGIKITFTSPSRTNLTEEAIKLLLKDYKIHNADVLVRDDKCTIDDFIDALNEKHCTYTKCLYVYNKIDAVSLEEVDRLAREPNTVVMSCEMDLGLDDVVEEIWFQLNLNRVFTKKRGIKPDFSDPLVVRSNSTIGDLCHSIHREFKDQFKYALVWGSSAKHSPQKCGLNHKIDDEDVVSLFTK; from the coding sequence ATGGGTGTTGtcgaaaagatcaaagCTATCGAGGAGGAGATGGCCCGTACCCAAAAGAATAAAGCCACGGAACATCATCTCGGCCTTTTAAAAGGTAAGCTGGCGAGATATAGACAACAACTGCTAGCAGATGAAGCTGGCTCATCTGGTGGAGGAGGAACAGGCTTTGAAGTTGCTAAATCAGGGGACGCTCGTGCTGTACTAATAGGATATCCATCTGTGGGAAAATCATCGTTGCTGGGTAAAATTACTACAACAAAAGCGGAAATTGCACATTATGCTTTCACAACTTTAACGTCAGTACCGGGTGTTCTGAAATATGAAGGTGCAGAGATTCAAATTGTCGATTTGCCAGGTATCATTTACGGAGCATCTGAAGGTAAAGGTCGTGGTAGACAGGTTATTTCAACAGCTAGAACGGCTGATTTGATCATAATGATTCTTGATGCCACAAAGAGCGAATATCAAAGAGTGTCATTAGAGCGAGAATTGGAAGCCGTTGGGATAAGATTGAATAAGGAGAAGCCGAATATctacttcaaaaaaaaggaaactGGAGGTATTAAGATTACATTTACATCTCCATCAAGGACAAATTTAACCGAGGAAGCAATCAAGTTATTATTAAAGGATTACAAGATTCATAATGCTGATGTTCTTGTGAGAGATGATAAATGCAccattgatgattttaTTGACGCTCTAAACGAAAAACACTGTACTTATACCAAATGCCTATACGTTTATAACAAAATCGACGCAGTATCTTTGGAAGAGGTCGATAGGTTGGCGAGAGAACCAAATACCGTTGTGATGTCATGTGAAATGGACCTCGGTTTGGATGACGTCGTAGAAGAAATATGGTTCCAACTGAATCTGAATCGTGTTTTTACAAAGAAGCGAGGAATAAAACCTGATTTTAGCGATCCGTTAGTCGTGAGAAGCAATTCAACAATTGGTGATTTATGTCACAGCATCCATAGAGAATTCAAAGATCAATTTAAGTATGCATTAGTATGGGGATCCTCAGCGAAACACTCCCCGCAAAAATGTGGACTCAATCATAAAAttgacgatgaagatgttgtttctcttttcaccaAATAA